From the Antennarius striatus isolate MH-2024 chromosome 15, ASM4005453v1, whole genome shotgun sequence genome, the window GGCATAGTTGGGAATGAACTTCGAATACCACGCAGTCAGGCCTAGGAAAGACCGCAGAGATTGAGCGTCGTGTGGAGGGGAGCTTCAACCACAGCCAGTACGTGGCTAGGGTCTGGATGAAGGCCAGAAGCAGAGATGAGATGCCCGAGAAAGGACAGCTCGGTCTGTCTGAAGTGGCATTTTTTTGCATTGAGCTTCAGCCCACTCTCCTGTAAGCAGTGAAGAAGAATCTGGTGTCATGTATTTCAGGCGTTTCCCCACTGACGATGATGTCGTCCAGATAGCACTGTACACCTTTTTGACCAGCCAGGATCTGAGACATCATGCGTTGGAAGGCACTGGGTGCTGAGGCCAGGCCGTAAGGCACCCGCGTGAAACGAAAAAGTCCATCTTGTGTTATAAAAGCGGTAAGATCTCAGCTGCTTGGATGTAACTGCACTTGGTGGTATGCATTTTGTAGGTCAATCGTGGAGAACATTGTAGCGCCACGGAGCTCAGTGAAAACTTCCTCAGTGTGTGGCAGCGGTTGACTGTCGATCACCACAGCCCTGTTAGGTTCATGTAAGTCCACACAAACACGAAGGTCACCTGTCTTCTTGCTCACGACCACCAGAGGCGACACCCAGGCAGATGAGTCCACTCTCTCAATGATGCCATCGGTTTCGagtctctgcagctcctccgaCACCTTGTCACGCACAGCATATGGGAGCCTGCGCAGCTTCTGCTGGACTGGAGGCACATCTGCACGTACCTTAACTTTGTGTATGAAACCAGTGGCAACGCCTAAAGCACTGGCGGCGTTGACGGTGTGACTCACCACGGATGCAGCAGGTGATGCAATCTGCCCATCGTGAATGTGAAGGCGCAGGGCAGTGAACAGGTCCATTCCGAGCAGTGGTTTGCCATCGGGAACAATGTAGAAGTTGGTTTGTGCGCTCTGGTTGCAGAATGTGGCAGTAAGTTTAAGACAGCCCAGTACAGTACTGGAATCGGCTTCTTCATGTAGGTCACCAGGCGTACAGTAGGCTTTGAGAGAGGCACatgcatgaaagactgtctgtAGGTGCTCTCTGGAAGAATGGAGACAGCTGAACCAGTGTCCACAAGCAGCTCAGTATTAAGAGACTGTTCATCCTTAACATGAAGAGCAACTGTACAGGTAAGGTGCTTTGGGACTGCAGCTGGTGGGGCTACATGCAACACGGTAAGGTCTGGAACAGCAACTTCACGCACTGATTGCGTAGGGACTACGCTGCGGCACACTTTACTAAAATGTCCCATTTTCCCACAGTGATTACATTTTGCCTTCTTAGCAGGGCATTCGGGGTTGTTTGCTAGGTGAGAGTTGGATCCACAACGGTAGCAGGTTTTGTGGTGAACTGTGAATTGAGACTTGCCTTTGCCACGACGGTTTTTGTTTGCACCGTAACCTCTCGGCTGCACGAGTTTCACAGTAGCGTCACGAACGTGCACAGGGGCGATAGCCTTAGCTTCAGCCATCGCTGATTCGATTTGTGTAGCAATAGCGATCGCCTTCTCTAGCTTTAAGTCCGTTTCCAACAGCGAGCGTTCTCTGATCCTCGTAGAGGACGTCTTCTCAATGAATTGATCCCTAATCATATCATCAGCAAACGTACCAAAGTCACAGTTAACAACTATATCCCTCAATGCAgcaatgtactgtactgtcGTTTCGCCAGGTCTCTGTGCACGCTGACGGAACTTGCTCCTCACAGCTACGACATTCACCTTCGGCACAAAGAAAGTTTTAAGCGCATCACAGGCGGATTTGTAAGAAGTGCCAGTGttggggagggaaagaaaaatccGCTGACCTTCCGTGCCTAAACAGTGCAGCAGCAGTGCGCGCTTTCGTTTGTCCGGCATGTCATTACTAGTCAGTGCTAGCAGGTAATTTTCAAACATCTGTATCCACGTCATATACAGCATTGTAGGCTCACCCGGGGTTTCAAGCAAAGCAGGAGGTTGTGAGATTCCGATACAAGCCATTCTCGTCGCCAATATGTTGTGTATGTAGATCGAGGGAAGTAGATAgcaggacagacacaatccGTAACTTTCACAACGtgtttacttcttcttcttcatgcatTTTATCCACCTTCAATATCGTAGTGCAGTGCCACAGCTGGATGGGGAGTGTATTGCACGATACCACACAGAGTGAAGGGCAAAAGGGCCAACAAGTGTTAAGCATCTCTGGGAACTCCTTGGAAGATCATTTctggtgactacctcttgaagctcatcaagagaatgccaagagtgtgTGAAGCAgtaatcaaagctaaaggtggctactttgaagaaCCTAGAAAataagacatattttcagttgttttacacttttttgttaagtacatatttccacatgtgttaattcatagttttgatgccttcagtgtgaatctacaatggcaatagtcatgaaaataaagaaaactctttgaatgagaaggtgtgtccaaacttttggtctgtactatatatatatatatatatatatatattaaatacacatgcatgaacatgtaatctatatcttATTGCGtaattgaaccctgcaaggaccaatgatcataaaacaatttcctataatatatggctacaatataacaagtaaggattaacacattgaatcaCATTATATTGggttttatttacaaaatatacgcaatacaggaaacatcaaagtgttttctgggctcatcgatcgttgtgtggctgcagtacagtcACTCTGCCAAAGGGGGCGCCCACATTCACAATGAATGGGGCAacgagtaatgaaacagttttcagcacaattgtcgcaaacggttcgaagccccatgcgggggtggggggggcattcAGACACAGGCAACGATACACAACCAGACATGGGCAGAGGTACTAAACCATCTGACACAGAACCAAGAGAGagtcaggcttaaaaagcctccgGCGAATCAGCCTGATCAGGCACAGGTGTTGACAtgaacaggtgtggagacgaggctccgcccgTAAGTCCAGCCctgcctcctgccacaccccagcacagcagagcattAGAGCTCCAACACAGATCCGTGACactatattgtttttttacctttacACTTTATGTTAACAACTATATTGTGTTGGTTATGAAATCTATGAAGTGTTAGACAAAAATAAGTTTTATTGAcgtaatgaaaacattttgaacattttgaactattaaaataattttaaaaagcatcaaGTTCAAGGCCTCactcaaattaatttaaaagctttatccgaggaagcaaaaaaacaaaacaaaactgtgagCTGTCATCTCTATCACCTTTGGGCTTTCAGAGCGCGTAGCAGAGCCTTGACcggaatttaaaaaattcataaaaagacaataatatcactgaacaataaaatatatttgaaaaatatctgCATATGTGTTTGCTTTGCCTGGTTAAtgggacttctgctacaaccaGCTGTCACAAGTGTGACACATTTTGAGTAATTGTACCGcgtgtggtttggacccaaatgcagcacacaggcgcacaggaacagttggtaaCGACCTTTATTCTCACGAAGACGACGAGCAGGACGCTCTGTTCTGGACAGCCGGCTGCACGTGctgtgaggccgacgaggaCTGAGCTGAAGAGAGGTCGGAGACAGGTGGGGGTCGTAGCCAGGTGAGCAGTCAACGAAGACAGAGGCACCGTttgggagcaggcaggagaggagaagagcCCGGCGGAGGAGTCAAGACcagacgagcaggcagataccagagacgCTGATGcagagcacgaggtcagggacagaaggcaggtgagtttaccaggaggcagacgaggatgggtggtcagggacaggcagagtcgacaccAGGAGGTCAGACGGGGAatgaacgctggaaagtctcgcatgacgctgaagaacaatctggccaggactgaaggtgctggagactatatgcaggcctgattgcagtgatctgcagcaggtgagcagagtgggctggtgcagtgggcgtggccggcaggtagagtggagcagagggagggagagtggaaaaatactgcagcagtgtgacaggaggggaatgagaggcagggacCGTGAcagtaatgaaaaataattcaaatatgtTCGTCTTCTGACCGCTACATCTGCCGTCgggggtcatggggagctggagcctgtcccagctgaccaagggcgtgaggcgggggaaactccgggtgtgacgccagtgTTCCATGGAGTATTTTGGTCTTCTCCCTAAGTAAGGTGATGGTCCGTTGATATTTTGTTAGCTAGAATTATTTCTTAGAAGATGATTTTCCGTTGCTACTTTGTTAGTCAAGCATCTCCCTCAAAAGTGATTTTCTGATGTTACTTTATGCTTAATAAACGGTTTGCTCTTCTCTGCATCCAGGGTCCTGACCTTTCTTTGGCCTTTCACCCAACAGAGACGCCCCCTGCCCTGATAGAAACGGTTTCGGATACactgtccacatgacaacacagacccgGCCGCTCTGGCCAGTGTTTTCATACCAGATATCTGCATTGCCCTTTGGGGGCTGTAACCGCTGCTGTGTCAGTCCGGGTATGTCTCACtgcgacgaaaactgctgtgacttCATGTGCGTGTGACCCGTGTGTACATGTACAATCATgtgtcaatcaagttttatttatatagcgcttaatcatggcaacagacatttcaaagcgctttagacagaaaaacccaactgaacccaccagagcatcagagacagtggagggaaaaactcgctcgatgaggaagaaactccggacaggacccagactctttagggtggccatccaccttgaccggttgggtggaaaagaaataaaatgaagatcaggacaggatcagagagagacagagtgtcagatagtccagatacagtcagtgtctttatgatTGTAGTTAGAACATTTGATGCAGTCGGCTgagttcaccgactcctgggttgttgtctccaatacatgttccccatcatgtagttggttaattcaaagTACAATTACAGCttcatggatgactgtatggtggaaggaggaagaaaggcagcaggaccccagatgatggatagatgaggggggATACTGGGatgggaggagcaggtccacagcggacaTTTCCTGCCCTAATCCAACACCACGGTCACAGCTTGCCTTCTTGGTGAAGGCTATGCAGGCGATGGCCATTCAGCAGCAGTGGAACATGGTATTTCTCCAAGAAGAAGTTGGGAGGTTTGCTGAGAATTCCCTGAACTGCCTGGCCTCCACCTCTGTTTGGATACCAGCAGCAGATGGTCTGAGCCGGTGCAGTTAGGTTGACCTTCCCCAGAAGAGAGAAGACATTGCTTAGCTGAAAATCACAGCTTGTAGTGCAGTCATCTGGGCCACGATGTTGCGTCCCAGGGGACGTTTGATTTCACAGATAAAGAGCCATTCCACCAGACAGTTATAGTTTAATGTTAGATATGGAAAGGAATtaagacaagaataaatgaGCACATACCCACTTTATTTTTGGAGACACATTTTTTGCTTGAAATCACCCAAAACAATGTCTAACATTTTCAGGGGTAAAAAATGGAAACAGGCAATTttcccacttttttttaaacatttttttagtgaTGTTTAAAGTAACAAAAACTTAAACAACCCTAAACACCCAAAACATTCACTAGGCTCACATCTACAGTAAAATGGtcatttttgtaataaaatttgaaagacacacacaaaaacaaaattgcaTTATGGGACAGAGTCAGTGCCACAATGGGGTGAGAAGATGGCACTACATGTAAGAAGACACATAGTACTGCCCACCGGTGTAGCTATTACAACATCATTAACACCATTGTAGATAGTAGTTGTCTCGTGTTCCCTAATGAACGCTGTGGGGAGTGCACAAGCCTCAGTTCTACAGAGGTGGTCATGACACGAACCCCAGGCCTATCCCTGACCAACATCATTAACTACCCAACTTTAATGTACGTTGTGTTTTCTGCCTTCCTGTAGTGTTGGATAGTGAATTATCAGTCAGAATACAGCTATTGATGCAAATCAGGACGGTATGAAATATGTTGAATTAACGTTTGAAGCTCGCCATGCTACCTAGGTTTAACTGAGAGTATACAATAATCCCTCAGTTAACGCCTTCAagaccacctgtgaaaaaggaaattctgagatatagcgacaaactatttgttttattatttatggaaatttaaacatttatgaacccccccatactgatattaaaccaccttctatctgcgttacctttaaaacactctgagactgtttgaagcacttttgttttaaagaaaagtaGCAAGAGGAACCGTGAGTCAGAACGCAGCGCGcccacggatgctgtcagccaatagcacgtGCGTATggcatcacgtgactacctatgaaaaatctgcaatgtagtgaagccgttcATCTTGAAGCGGgaataagcaagggattactggaTGTCATGTTGTAGAAACATGAAGCTGTGTCTCAGCCAGCAGGATGTTATTGTAAGTTTAGATGAaaaatttgtgtaaaaaatCTCTTCAGTGTCAGAGCAATAAAGGAATGTTAATGAATAAAGACAGTAAAGCTGTTAACACGCACTCCACTAACAGAACCAGCTGTACGTCTCTGTATCAGTTGACAAATGTTAAGGGTTGAGCTACATATTTGACTCAAACGATTTGTCATTTTCAAAATCACTTTCCTGAGATATGAGCTTGTAAggtttcttcctctcctccaggaCGGAGTTTCCCATCTCTACATCTTTGCTGCGAAGCTCGTGTCTAGACAGGAACTCCACAATGCCAGCTCCAATAGAATCGCCCAAAACATTGGTGGTGGTGCGCAGACGGTCCCTTCAATACagagaaaatacagaataaatggTCTAATTAGTGGGAACTCAACTTTTTAAGTCTCATGTAAATGTAGACATCTGACGAGCAAACATTGgaattactgtacatgtgaGATCCCATCAGGTGGCTGTGCTGAACGGTTCATACAAATACAACTCAAACGCAGCATGAGAGCATCTTCTCCCGTCTTCTCTTTTTATTGTGCTCTCGtttgttttattcctcttttcttACGTATGCCTCTACACACTCATTCCGATTAATGCAGTTTTTTCAataacccatccatccatccatcatctaccgcctATCGGGgccaggtcgcgggggcaacagtctcaacagggatgcccatacttccctctccccagacacgtcctccagctcctccagggggagcccgaggcgttcccaggccagctgagagacatagtccctccagcgtgtcctaggtcttcctccaggtctcCTTCTGGTGgaacatgcccggaacacctccccagggaggcgtccaggaggcatcctgaacagatgcctgagccacctcagctggctccgctcgaggtggaggagcagcggctctactctgagctcctccctggtgactgagctcctcaccctatctctaagggtgcgcccccccactctacggaggaaactcgtTTCaaccgcttgtatccgggatcttgtcctttcggtcatgacccaaagctcctgaccataggtgagagtaggaacgtagattgaccggtaaatccagagcttcgtctaacgactcagctccttcttcaccaccacagacctataCAGAGAACAAGACCCTAAGATACTTAAACCCCTCCTCttgaggcaaagactctccaccgacctgaagagggcacaccacccttttcctgtccagaaccatggcctcggatttagagatgcggatcctcatcccactcacgtCACTCAGCtccaaaccgtcccagtgcagctgaaggtccaggtttgatgaggccaacaggacaacatcgtctgcaaaaagcagagatgaaatcctttggtccccaaaccggaccccctccggatcctggctgcacctagaaattctgtccataaagattatgaacagaaccggtgatagagggcagccttgccagagtccaacatgcacctggaacaggtctgacttactgccggtgatgtgaaccaagctctggcttcggtcatacagggaccggacagccctcagcaaagggccccggaccccatactcccgaagcaccccccacaagataccacgagggacacgatcgaatgtcttctccaggtccacaaaacacatgtggactggttgggcaaactcccacgaaccctcgagcactggatggagagtgtagagctggtccagtgttccaggaccgggacgaaaactacattttaataactattaataataatttaaaacaatcgCTCACAATATACACGTGCTGTCAGACTACTAATAGTCAGGGGAAAGATCTGTAATGCACTGAACCCAGGACTGAACATGAAGTGAAAACATACAGTGGATATACTTTTATGTTGTGACATTATAAAAGCCACTAAACGTATCCACTGAGTCAGCTTGGTCAAATTTCTTGAATAATTTCTCATATTTTAAATCTAATTCTACTTTCTCTACAAAACTTTTACAATTTCAGCAACAAAGGAGATTACCTGTCTGCTGAAacaggtgaatatgatcattatattcttgtggagaacaccggtaaggtcaacttcctgttttgaccATCTATGATggtaacaaaccttgtgttcctaggaagaacgtaaccatggttatactctagggtaaaggctaatgtctggaagtggataagggtatgaacgtctgtcagaaTTCACTGGATGacgtaatgagagagatgtttgttgattctggggggcGGTGATTTCACAAAcctaatggcttctacccgtcagcccttttttccctgatgttgttgttgatgttgtaaatgtgatgaaggtgtgaagtctgttatattaacgtGTCCggaaaaaaattaactaaattaattttttgtttttaaattgttctgGGAAGGCAACACACTTTTCAGTCAAATACTCAAACTTCAGTCTAGAAGATTGTAACACACTGAAGTCCTGATGACTTTAATCTCGGATGCTATCCTGAATAAACCAAACTTATCTCCAGTgaaattacataattttctcaaaaatagcCATAATTTACAGATTTACGCACTTCTGGGCAAACCAGGCCTCACCTTTAGAACATACTGACCTTTctcattttattatgtgttcTACTTAATTAATAGTGTTGAGAGTGAGATTTGCGTTCAGATTCAGTCCATCCTAGTCAGAGGACAGAagagtttttattcttattaccCCAGTTAGATGAGTAATTTCTGGGAAGGGTATtctaatttaaatgattaatttgaGAAACCTAATTATGTTACTATGTTGAAACTCTTTGCAAAAATGattcaatacaaaaaaatatagtcCAGGACTACAGGGAGACAGAAGTGTGTCACTAGGTAGTAATATATAGAGCTTTTGACCTGTTAGACCACACAGATAGCTGGAGCAGGGATGTAGGTTAGAGTTAGTGCTCTACACAACACAATCTGTCTCTGGTCACCGTAGAGATGGACACTCACAGGAACCAGTCAACTGCAATGAtgagagtgatgtcatcagtaggAAGTCCAACAGATGTCAGCACAATCACCATGGTGACCAAGCCTGCCTGAGGGATGCCCGCTGCTCCAATACTGGCTGCAGTCGCTGTAATACTGGATTATAgagaaacacagatgtttaTATGTTCTGTTGTCGTTGATAAGAGGAATTATTCCCGTTCATTAATTTTTACCTGATTGTGATGATCTGACCGAAATTCATCTCCACATTGTTCACCTGTGCGATGAAGATGGCTGCCAGCGCCTCGTACAGAGCTGTTCCATCCATGTTGATGGTGGCGCCGACGGGCAGCACGAACCGCGTGATTCGCTTGTCGATTTTGTTGTTCTCCTCCAGACATTTGAAGGTAACGGGGAGGGTGGCCGAGCTGGGGCATGAGGGATGGAAAAGATACGGTTAACAGTAGAAATAATGAACCTCTTTACCGGAGAGGGTTCACTCTAGATTAAACAAGGCGCTGGAGCTCAGAGCTCCTGGGAGCTTGTGGTCCACATTCACATGGTAACATCTGACAGTTCCTGTAGGTCGGTTGTTGCCCAACCATGATGCAACTCACTTTTTACCCACAGAACTGTTGCTGACTAggtgttttctctttcattgACTATTACCAGTGAACCTTAGAGATGGTTGTAAATGAGAAGCATCTGAAACACTCAGAACAACCCTTCTGACATCATGCCACATTCAAAGTCATTTGAAGTAACATTTCTTCCACATTCTGAACTGTTGGAGATTATCTTGACTCTTTGTGCTGAAAAGCTTTGAGTTGCGGACCTATAATTGGCTTATTAGAATTTCAGCTAGTGTACCAAATAAGGTGGATGACAACTATAATCACTAAAATATCATGTCATCTTTCATAACAGAGATATTTGGTGTTAGCAGCTCAGTGGTGCTCTTAGTCCAGAGATGTCTGATGTACCTATTTTCAATAACAATTGTTCAATGTGAAGTCACCAGTTGATCGGTTGTTGTTAGTTTGGCTCTTCACTTCCAGTGGATGTGCAAAGACTGTCCAGAAAACAGGTTTCTAAGTTTAATGGCCGTTTGTGATTATCAGTGGATTCCTCGtatggagcacaaaacaaatcaaaaatacatATAGATAGgtaataaaaaagtttttaaatagaaaaaagaagacaagtATCGTATCATTAAAAAAGTAAAGGTAGACATTAACAATAGGTTTGACTGTACTATTTATTCACCCACTAATTTACAGTCAGATACTATTACAGTAAtactggtttgtttgtctgtttttgtgtatcCATATAGTTAATACTTTCACTTCACCTTTGGTTATTTTTGCAGCTTATTTATTTCTGGACGTGTGCTTGTAGCGTGTCATTTCAAAGTGagacactcagacacacagctGTATATCACTGTTAGACGACACAACTCACCTGGAGGAGGTTCCCAGGGCTGTGACCAGAGCTTGTACGAGCCCAGCAATGAAGATAAATGGGTTTTGCCTCGTGATTGCAAAATAAAGAGTGGGGAGAATCAGAACACCATGAATCAGCAGGCCGATTATAACTGTGATGGTATACATTCCTAGCTGGCCACCCATCTGCGTCAGATCATCCATCTCTACGATTTTCCCAGCAATCAAGAACAGAATACCAATAGGAGCATACCTGACAAGAGCAGAAGAATAGTGTAAGGATGATATTTGTTCAGTAATAAATGCCTCCCAGTGAGACTGATTCTTACCACATGATGATGGCCACCAGGCGCATGATAGCATCGTTGAGGCTGTCAAAGAAGTCCCTCAGGAGCTGGCCCTGCTCCTTCATGTTGCCGATTATTAGACCAAAGCACATAGAAAAGACCACCAGCCCAAGGGCATTGACCCCATTCACCTGCCCCGGCAGTGGGATCACTTCCTCCCGGGCGAGCTTCATGATCTCCTGAGTGCCATTGGTCGAGTTGAAGATGGTATCATTCATCGTCACGGTCACATGAAACACTCGCTTTCCATATTTAGTTTTGAACTGGAGAATAAGACAAGTTAAATGTTGAGGTTACGTCATATTATCAGACATTTTCCTTCACTTTAACTGTTGTTGCTGTAGCTGCAGCTCATTTCAGTGTCTTGCCTTCCCCAAATGTCTTCTCAACCTGAAGACATTTGAATCTACCCATTATCGGGTCTGCATATCCAAGCCTAGGTCATGGAGGCACCAGGGTAACAGAGTATTCCAGACATATCTCTTCCAGTTCCTCCTGAGGGATACCATGGTGCCTCCAGTCTAGATGAAATACATAGTCTCTCAATTGAGGTCTGGGTTTATCCTTGGGTCTCCTCCTAGTTGAAAGTGCCAAGAAATCCACCAAAGGGAAGCACCCAGGATgtatcctgaccagatgcctgaAACACCAGTGACTCTGCCCTGATCTCCCTCCTTGTCCTTAAGTTTGATTCCAGCTACCCTACTGAAGGTAGAAGATTGTTTCAGCTGCTCGTCTAAACAGTCTCATTCTTACCACCACAGAGCTTTGTTTGGAACTTACGTTGATGGGTAACTTTCACCACAATCATCTAATATACCTGCATTACAGGTGATGCCACACTAAACACACTATCCATCTCACATTTGATTTTCCCATTCCTGAAGATAAAGAGTAGATATATTTTTGCAGACTGCAGAAATGTGATCCTAATTTCACCCAAATGGACGTTCTTCTCATCTCCACTGTGCTTTATGATCCTATCCATGAATACCACAAGAATGGGAGACAAGGGGAAACTTTGACGAATGGTTAAATAGACATTGGTTGGTTCATAGCTACAACCCTGCTACCCCGCAGTTTCAGAGTATTCCCCACAGGACATTCACTTGTTAGCCTTCTCCTATaacacatcattcattcattcattcattcattcattcattcattcattcattcattcattcattcattcattcattcattcatcgtctatcGCTTTGTCCACTGTTCACTTTCTGAAATGAACAGTGTGCTACTTAGTATTGATTGGGAATGAGaactatttttgtcttttttattgcaCTCACCTTTTGCCTAGAAATTTAGCTGATTGTTGCATAGTATCACCTCATTACACAGTATATTCTACTCATTAAATATGGCATGATCTAATATGGATAGTGCCATATTATTTTGGGAACACTCAAATATTTTTGGACAAATGTTTAGCTGTTTTCAGagtttacagatagaaagtctTATTATCTtagtgtaaataataaatgttaccTGCTGTGTGCATGCCTGGACCAAGTTTGGTGGAAACATATTTCTGCAATGAGGAATGAGCGAGTGAAAGGAATAAGTTCAGAAGTTACTGACAAACATCATTATTTTGGTTGAAGTGTGCAGGTTACCTGATCAAATCTAAGAAGGCATCAGCTGGACTGACTTCTTCTATCGTCTGCTGCTTTCCAAACTCATCTTTTGATCCTTTTCCTGGGTGGATGATGAGGACGATTATGATACCAATGAAAACTGCAATAAAGGTCGTGGTCATGTAGTAAATAACAGCTCTCATGCCCATTTTTCCTGAGGCTTTGCTGTCCAAAGCTGCCATTCCTGGTGAAGGGTGGAAATGTGTGTAAGAAGAGAATCTTTACATGTATGATATGGTAAGAGAATGCTGTACCTGTTATTAAACTGGAAACCAGTAAGGGGAGAACGAGCATCTGAAGCATTCTCATTAACAGCTCTCCTGGAAAAGAGAAGTACTTCACCTCACGGTAGGTCATCTTATATGGGCGCAGTGTGAATCCTAGAATGATACCTGCAGAGAGAGCAAACCTCCTCAATCCTGACAAAACTCCACAAGATTGAATTCTGACCATGTTTGAGTAACATACCCACCTACAATAACAGCCCCCACTGTGAAGAGT encodes:
- the LOC137608358 gene encoding excitatory amino acid transporter 1-like; the encoded protein is MQRFREGIHIRTMKAKRKVEEISKKDVQAFFKKNTFVLFTVGAVIVGIILGFTLRPYKMTYREVKYFSFPGELLMRMLQMLVLPLLVSSLITGMAALDSKASGKMGMRAVIYYMTTTFIAVFIGIIIVLIIHPGKGSKDEFGKQQTIEEVSPADAFLDLIRNMFPPNLVQACTQQFKTKYGKRVFHVTVTMNDTIFNSTNGTQEIMKLAREEVIPLPGQVNGVNALGLVVFSMCFGLIIGNMKEQGQLLRDFFDSLNDAIMRLVAIIMWYAPIGILFLIAGKIVEMDDLTQMGGQLGMYTITVIIGLLIHGVLILPTLYFAITRQNPFIFIAGLVQALVTALGTSSSSATLPVTFKCLEENNKIDKRITRFVLPVGATINMDGTALYEALAAIFIAQVNNVEMNFGQIITISITATAASIGAAGIPQAGLVTMVIVLTSVGLPTDDITLIIAVDWFLDRLRTTTNVLGDSIGAGIVEFLSRHELRSKDVEMGNSVLEERKKPYKLISQESDFENDKSFESNM